Proteins encoded by one window of Planktothrix tepida PCC 9214:
- a CDS encoding calcium-binding protein, with the protein MFGNLGNDTIAGNIGNDSINGNEGDDLIDGGDGKDQLFGGENNDSIKGGNETDLIFGNLGTDLIEGNDGDDSLFGNEQRDTISGNSGDDLIYGGEDNDLLDGNEGNDALWGDDGDDTLDGGQDNDILTGGKGNDILVGASGADTLTGGEGSDRFVLVSGFGPDTITDFTSGVDIIVLDGGLTFEQLTLTLVNGSTQIQVNNQILATLNNVDPNLLTVTNFTTSIF; encoded by the coding sequence TTGTTTGGCAACCTGGGTAACGATACCATTGCTGGAAATATTGGCAATGACTCGATTAATGGTAACGAAGGAGATGACCTAATTGATGGTGGCGATGGCAAGGATCAACTCTTTGGAGGTGAGAATAATGACTCAATTAAAGGTGGTAACGAAACTGATCTGATTTTTGGCAACCTGGGAACTGACCTAATAGAAGGAAACGACGGTGACGATAGCCTCTTTGGTAACGAACAGCGCGATACAATCTCCGGTAACTCCGGGGATGACCTGATTTACGGAGGCGAGGACAACGACCTCCTAGACGGGAACGAGGGCAATGATGCACTCTGGGGCGATGACGGTGATGATACCCTTGATGGTGGCCAAGACAACGATATTCTCACCGGAGGCAAAGGTAACGATATCTTGGTGGGGGCCTCCGGTGCTGATACCCTGACTGGAGGCGAAGGCAGTGACCGCTTTGTTCTGGTTTCAGGATTTGGCCCCGATACCATTACTGACTTTACTTCTGGGGTGGATATTATCGTCCTTGATGGCGGTCTCACCTTTGAACAACTGACTCTAACCCTTGTCAATGGTTCAACTCAAATTCAGGTCAATAATCAAATTCTCGCCACCCTGAATAACGTTGATCCTAACTTGTTGACTGTCACCAACTTTACCACTTCTATCTTCTAA